The genomic stretch ctgggtgatgtgaaggttcaaggtgtctcgggactccaggaaggagttgctcagtgcaggctggcaccttgggcaggcttcctagaggaggcgccaggatttgggttggatcttgcaatgtggattcaatgtgaggatgatgccgtcctctgaaatgtccttctcccgaccctgttttctttgttaaatgcaacttgacacttgactgtcaagactcagttttggtgtcacctcctccaggagggtccccctgactacaatcccccttctttacccagaggccaccattgcccactcatgtgtcagcctccctggctgagactgagttcttgagggtggggcctggtcAGCTTGGGAGCTGGGTTGTATCTGCTAACATTGCCGGTTCCTCCAGCCGCGTGCAGAgctccagggaggccactgggccattcctaaggcaggctggaacccaggcctctgggtCAGGGTAGAGATCCCACTCCAAGGGGGCCGGGAACAccccgagccctgcccctccccacccaccttcaggTTATAGAAGATGATGTCACCGAGCACCAGGTACACCTTCACATAGTAGAGGGTCTCCTCGTCGAACTCCAGTGGCGAGTTGCAGAGCTACAGGGCCTTGAGGTAGAACTGCTCCGCCAGCTTGCCCTGGCCCAGCTGATGGTGCAGGACAGCCAGCCAGTGGTAGGCCACGTGCTCGTTCAGCCGGTCCCCTGGGGTGCAGGCCaaaggggcaggtgtgaggacgtggctccctggggcagggagggcacaggcccctcaggagcaggtATGCAGACCCCGGGCAGCACACCTGGCTTGcctccaggcacctgtggtcgcctgggcagctctggccagtcccttccaggttcccagactctttctcatctgcaaagcagaactaataaggcctgcccctgtctactgtgaggctttggcaaagtcggacttggatggcccagctctgtgcctacacatagccacctgcctttgctcactggttTTAACCAGGGGAGCCCAAAAGCCATGCAGTCCAGGTGCTCCCGGGTACCCCGgctccaggcaacccacagacgtGACATCCGACTCCTCCTGCGTATGTCACAATCAGAGCCCCCTACTTTGGGGAGTcagctgcacacctactgtgtactgggccACGGGGCACAAGGTGCTGGGGCATGCGGCCTGCCtagggttccctgtctctggagggggacagatgaccctggcacagcaccaggggatgCCCGGCCTTAAGGGGCAGAGTGCTGGAAGGGGAACtgggattttatcagccagagagccgtgtggttgatgagggtgggaagggcacaagataaagggaatgtgccactcagcctggcacatacagggaccaacgagatgcctggcatgtctggaaggcagagggcacactgggcggcccttgtggtcagcagcgggaacaggcagaggaagcagagctcagccAGGCAGGGGGCTCTACACTGCGTGAGAGACCTCGGGCTGTGCCCCACAGCCGGATGGGGAAGCCAGTTGggcagatctgcctgcctggacaggagaccaggaaaatccagcagctgtttcagctcctgccctgcagacctggaggctgggctctggcaaagtgtgggtcctggcagggtgggggctcaggggacttaCCCAGAGTGATGCTGAGTGCTAGGGCCATGTAGGCAAACTCCAAGCCCTCCTGGGGCTTCTCCAGTGTGGCCAGGAGTGCCACCAGCTTTTTGCACAGCTGTAGCTGCAGCTCCGCCTTGCAGTTGCCTGTAGTCactgccagggccagggccaggacccggtcctaccacacaggcaggtggggtcaggtttcccgcagcacccaccttgcccagcgccctcctcagagctcaaacatatgcttggagcttcccacgccccagctacccctgcacctccacacagctctgtgctctgggataacacacagttcagacaccctagttgggggctgaagagtcacctgaggcccatACAGCTACACCCAGCAgcctcagaccagcctctcccacctgggcaccaggggtctgactggggggagccagcactcctctctgctctaaaaacaccacatttatctgtgcccagggctgagccacaccgtgagctcagaggaagggagaagccatCCCACTTCGGGGTGCAagcagacctgggcctcccactgacatgctgtgtgtcctttgacatgtccctgtgcctctctgagcctgtttcctcatctggaagatggggacaggACTTCTCGTTCATGGTGCTTGAGATCATCAGGTACAAGGGTAGAGCCATTGTCACATCCAGGCCCCAAACGTTTGTCCCGGGCAGGGGCACGGTCAGTATCATTCCCGGTGAGAACACTTGGAAACTAAGCATGtgcatgggtggccctgcctccaggtgggaggcctctgccctgccacagctgtgcctcagccctccaggtgcCCCCCTGAGGCCCACCCGcatcagcccacaggccagctcacccgGTAGAAGGACACGGCTTTctcccgctcccaggccccattgaagaagatgtctccagctgcctcaaacagctccagccccaggctggggtcgcctgtgtacaggaccacattctgtgccacctgaaaggagacagaagttccctcAAGACCCACACCTGGCGAGATGGCCACGCCCACCTTcgccagcctccttcctctcacacactaCAGGTACACCTGAGCATTTTTCAGGCTCTGGGCAttagggctgcccccaccactggcatgaggacaatgaactgatgcacctgagtgccaggaggtgactgagcagctgcagcccaggagcccgacACCTGTGAATCCTACCACCAGGGCTAGCCCTAGCCCACACTTCCCCTGCACTCAAACcagtctccgtggcccccagACTGCTGGGAGCCCATCCCCTGGCTCCTTTCTGGAttgccacatccctgccacatcaacagtgtttgtgggtgggcctggtcccctcttggccatgagctcttgatccctctcctcagctcaTGGAGGTatatagcaggtgctcaataatgaaagcttcaccaggctcgtgggcttcacaatttgttccagatcacactgtgtttgggaaagcctctgaaaacagccactatgatagattcattttgtAAGGAGATATGCCACGTGTCGCTTGGAGCAAGTTCTTCTGTGTGTTAACTGAGTGGTCACATTATTTGAGCATATGCTGTATACCAGCAGGTGCTGGGCAGTGTGAGGGGCcgcgcctctgccctcagggagaagatgctggccactgggggaggatgtgcaggaaccagttggagggagggaaaaggcacacaacaggtgctcagcagtggcttaggaatgagtggatggatggatgaatggatgaggagatgtagacacatggatggatggatgggtgtgtgGATAGGTTAATgctgggatggatggatggatggatggatggatggatggatggacggacggatgaatggatggacggacggacggacgggtggatggatggatggatgggtgggtgggcggaatgatgtgtgtatgtctgcATGTATATATGGGTGGGTAGATAAtgcatggatgggtggagggtagatgatgtatgtgcatattgatggcgagatggtggatagacgaatgtatggataaaccaatggacagatagatgaatggagggatggattaatGGGTAGAttagtgggtggatggatgaatgatggatggatggatgaatgaatgggtggatggatgatggatggatggaaggacgaacaggtggatggatggatgatggaagcatggatggataatggaagcatggttggatgatggatggatggatgaatggataaatggatatgtggatggatgatggatggatggaaggataaacaggtgaatggatggatgatggaaggatgaatggacggatggatggatgaacaggtgaatggatggatagacgggtgaatggatggataaaaggatggaagaatgatggatggatgaatggacagatggatggacagatggatgaatggacagatagacggatgatggatggatggatgatggatggatggattgatggatggatgatggatggatggaaggatgaacagatgaatggatggatgatggaaggagggatggatggatggataaatggatagatggatgaatgatggatggatggaaggatgaacaggaggtgagtgtgatgggtggatgaatgacggatggatgaatggtggatggatggaaggatgaacagatggatggatggaaggatgaacagttggacggatggaaggatgaacaggtggatggatgaaaAGATGAACAGGtcgatggatggaaggatgaacagatgaatggagggttgatggaaggatgaatggacggatggatgaatgaacagatgaatggatggatacacgggtgaatggatggatgataaaaggatggatgataaaaggatggatggatgaatggacagatggatggatgatggctggctggatggataaatggataaatggatggatggatggatggatggatggatggatggatggatgaaggagggatggaaggatgaacagatgaatggatggatgatggaaggatggatgatggaaagatggatggatgatggaaggatgcatggatggatgaatggataaatggatggatggaaggatgaacaagAGGTAAGTGGATGGATGCTAGAAGGGTAGATGGAtgatatatggatggatggatggatggatggatggatggatggatggatggatggatggatgaatgatggatgtatggaaggatgaacaggtgaatggatggatgatggaaggatggatggatgaatggacgaacaggtggatggatggtggctgaatgaatggatgaatgatggatggacaaatggatggatggatggatgatggatggatgaatggaaggatgaacaggtgaatggaaggatgaacaggtgaatggaatgatgaacaggtgaatggatggatgagagaaggatggatggatggatggatggatcgatggaaggatgagcaggcgagtggatgaatgatggaaggatggatggatgatggatggatggatggatggatggatggatggatggatgatggatggatggcagaatgaataggtgaatggatgatggaaggatggaagaatggatggagggatggatgaacaggtgaatggatggatggaataaaaggatggatgatgaatgaatggatggatggatggacaggtgaatggatggatcatggatggatggaagatggttggatggataatggaaagatggtgggaaggatggatggaaggatggacgaacaggtgaatggatggacgaaGAGGTGAACAGCataatgatggatggatggatgcatagaaggatgaacagttggatggatgatggaaagatagatggaaggatggatggatgcacgaacaggtgaatggatggatggacaggtgaatggatggatgataaaaggatggatggatgatagatggatggatggacggagggatggatggatgggtggagggatggatgatggatggatggatggatgcgtggaaagacgaacaggtgaatggatggatgatggaaggatgaaaggatggatggatggatgatagatggatggatggaaggacccacaggtgtatgggaagatgatggaagaatggatggatggatggatgatggatggatggatggatggatggatggatggatggatggatggatggatggaaggatgagcaggtaaacagatagatgatagaaggatgaatggatgggtggatggataggtgaatggatggatagatgggtgaatagatggatgataaaagaatggatgataaaataatggatgataaaagaatggatgaatgatggatggggacagatgaaggccagTAGTGAAGATTCAGGGCAGGCAGAGATCAGATGACAAAAGCCACCATAGtaggaagaacagcccagagtgcatgtactgcctctgctggggtggAGTTCACCTTTGACCCAACAAGTGAGGCTCAAGCTGGGACTCAtgggccagcagcagccctgggacgaCCCCAGGCCCACCAGCTCAAAACATCTGATGCCAGGgaaccaaatgatcaaaaggagaggggctgctggggccctgggccagcttccctgtgcccccctccctgccctgcccgcccccacctccaccactgcaaAGCCAGCCCTTACCACTCACTGCCCAGGGACAGGTAGACCTACTGATGGTCTCCAGGAGCTGCCCCTCCAGCACCTTGTCGGCCACCTTGCgggccagggagagctggagctcATGGTAGATGACACACTGGGCCTCGCTGGGCATGACGGTGCTGTAGAAGTAGCACAGCCGCTGGACGGCCCgcagctggcctgggcagaagaaaaaatggaagatGTTAGTCTCCCAGGATCAAAGCGAGGCTGGCTGGGCTCGGAGGCCCCTGTGCCGTGCTTGCCTCTTTCACACCTCTGTGAGCCTGGGCCCCATAGGCGGGGAGACTGAGCGCAGACAGGCCATGCACCCATGCCAGGGCAGACGCCGAGCACACAGTCACGTGGGCACACCTTGGTGCAGATGCTCACGGTAGAGGCCGGCCTTCTTTACAACTCCCAGGGCCGAGGTCCTGACCAGGCTCGGCGCCTGcaccaggccatctatttctgcttcacaaagcccctctggccaggaccagggccgccttcagcctgagctgatgaggccagggGCACAAGTAGACCCTGTAGCAGATGGAACCCTGAGAGAGCAAAGCCAAGTGTCATGTCCGAAACACACAgcatcatgttgggggaatggggttcAAAGCCGGCCCCTGGCATTCCCACACACGCTTCTCTCATGCAACCAGGCCCCCAAGCCACAGGctcactggcctctcccaaagccaggATGCTGGGAACGGTGGAAAGTTTCTGATTTTCTAGTGCCAGAAACATTCCGGAGATTAACACAGGAAACCAGGTACGCCGAATGGACATCTGTTACACACGccacccaacaacagctgaatacacaGTCCTCTCGAGCACCCAAGGGACATTTCCCATGAcagaccatgtgccaggccacaaaatgagccgcagtgaatggagaaggactgagaccaaagcagaggtgttcttcagctgtactggcacaaaactggaaatcaacagtgaaggaaatgtgggaaattcaaaaatatgtggaaattgcacactcctaaacaaccagtgagtcaaagagaccatcagggaaactgaaaactaatttgagaagaatgcaaacaaatgcacagcccgggccagcgcggtggctcacgcctgtcatcccagcactgtgggaggccgaggcgggaggatcgcttgagtccaggactttgagaacagcctgggaaacatggtgaaatcccgtctctataaaaaaataaaatataaaaattagccgggtggggtggtgcacgtctgtaatcccagctactcgggaggctgaggcatgagaatggcttgaacctgggtagaagttacagtgagccaagattgcaccactgcactccaccctgggcaatagagcaaaactctgtctttaaaaaaaaaaaaaagcacaatgtatcaaaaattccaagatgcagctaaggcagtgctgaaagggaaatttataactgtaaatgtctatattcaaagaaagaagaaaaatctcaaatcaaaatCCTAACCTTCCaccttgagaaactagaaaaagaatgaaataaacccaaagcaaataaaaggaagaaaataataaacatgagagtggaaatgggaagtaaaaatatagagaatggaaaaacaaaagagataatcaacagaaccaaaagtgggttttttgaaaataataacaaaattgacaaatctttcaccagactgaccaagaaaagaaagatggaca from Macaca nemestrina isolate mMacNem1 chromosome 8 unlocalized genomic scaffold, mMacNem.hap1 SUPER_8_unloc_5, whole genome shotgun sequence encodes the following:
- the LOC139361116 gene encoding SH3 domain and tetratricopeptide repeat-containing protein 1-like isoform X2 codes for the protein MSSSSPWPARWPTRCWRGSSWRPSVAQNVVLYTGDPSLGLELFEAAGDIFFNGAWEREKAVSFYRDRVLALALAVTTGNCKAELQLQLCKKLVALLATLEKPQEGLEFAYMALALSITLGDRLNEHVAYHWLAVLHHQLGQGKLAEQFYLKAL
- the LOC139361116 gene encoding SH3 domain and tetratricopeptide repeat-containing protein 1-like isoform X1, which produces MDSFYSLEWQASCGPSSGCATSTAPSCPARPSVSSTMSSSSPWPARWPTRCWRGSSWRPSVAQNVVLYTGDPSLGLELFEAAGDIFFNGAWEREKAVSFYRDRVLALALAVTTGNCKAELQLQLCKKLVALLATLEKPQEGLEFAYMALALSITLGDRLNEHVAYHWLAVLHHQLGQGKLAEQFYLKAL